From Oligoflexia bacterium, the proteins below share one genomic window:
- a CDS encoding efflux RND transporter permease subunit yields MKWVEFSVKNSLVVNLLAVFVTVAGLLTALSMNREAFPLFSFDIVSINTRYPGATPEEVEKLITQPIEEELRSIADLDKVESISAEGYSLIYVTIDSDAKNKSRIVTEIQQAVDRVEGLPADLEDDPIATEIRTQDSPIIELVLFGDMNRVDLQAQAEEIEKQLLDIPLVADIQRKGWKEQEIWVELNPKKLNLYQLSINEVSDAIKARNINVPGGIFDDGNQELLVRTNAEFTKPEEIDEIVVRANTSGRVIQVKDVGQARYAFEDADTTVRVNGENSVSLVVVKKAVGDTINLVEQVQRVTENFIENSHSKIQYSFINDVSVYVKRRLNILLSNGWIGLLLVIISLFVFLSPRVALWTALGLPMAMGMGLWMMGVFDITINLISMFGLILILGMLVDDSIVVAESIYRFLEQGKSPVEAAILGTKEVVKPVIMTVLTTVVFFLPLAFMSGIFGKFLKPIPIVVIITLLASLVECFIILPSHLADFGASKKHKADPSGIKTKQYSKWFEAFKDFYGRCMQLIFRAYFLVTVLAIVILVGGIYHGIKTTPINLFPGKDIEIFFVRAEGKVGTALKVTEEKIKQIENLIKDLPKDELKDYATQIGLVQQDPNDPATLRGSHVAQIAVYLTAKEKRERETKQITDQLREKIKSIQGFERVWIDEVKPGPPQGKAVSLRIRGPNFETSREIVAQIKEDLKNTPGVRDIRDDFEPGKKEVQVLLNEKNIARASLSPLMVAKTVRSAVDGDLAAVIKEGEDEVNVFVKLDENLNSSYKVLNDMYVKNPFGFQVPLSKLVSFNEGQSISQIKHYDFKRVVGVSANIDEDVTSSKEVNETIRKKYSNLGQKYFGYDLFFGGEEKDTQESLDSLMRAAVLALMMAFFILAAAFNSLSQPLLILLAIPYGLFAAIYALKFHDEPLSFLAFLGLIGLSGVTVNDSVILIDYINQTRKTCEDKVEAVLIACKTRLRPVILTSVTTVLGLAPVAYGVGGNDPFLKPMALTMTWGLAFGTVLTLVLIPCAYLSLDSFISIFKRNRQ; encoded by the coding sequence ATGAAGTGGGTAGAGTTCTCAGTTAAAAATAGTTTAGTGGTTAACTTGTTGGCTGTGTTTGTGACGGTAGCCGGGTTGCTTACTGCTTTATCTATGAATAGAGAAGCTTTTCCTTTATTTTCATTTGATATTGTTTCTATAAATACACGTTATCCAGGAGCTACACCTGAGGAAGTTGAAAAATTAATTACCCAACCTATAGAAGAAGAGCTCAGAAGCATAGCTGATTTAGATAAAGTTGAGTCTATTTCAGCTGAAGGATACAGTTTAATTTATGTAACCATTGATTCCGATGCTAAAAATAAAAGTAGAATAGTTACAGAAATTCAACAGGCTGTAGATAGGGTAGAAGGTTTGCCTGCAGATCTAGAGGATGATCCAATAGCTACAGAAATACGAACTCAAGATAGCCCTATTATAGAACTAGTTTTGTTTGGTGATATGAACCGAGTTGATTTGCAAGCTCAGGCAGAAGAAATTGAAAAGCAGTTATTAGATATCCCTTTGGTTGCGGATATTCAAAGGAAAGGCTGGAAAGAACAAGAGATTTGGGTAGAGCTAAACCCTAAAAAACTTAACCTTTATCAACTTTCAATTAATGAAGTCTCAGATGCAATTAAAGCAAGAAATATCAATGTTCCCGGAGGAATCTTTGATGATGGTAACCAAGAACTTTTAGTTAGAACCAATGCTGAGTTTACAAAACCTGAAGAAATTGATGAAATTGTTGTAAGAGCCAATACCTCTGGAAGAGTGATTCAAGTTAAAGATGTAGGCCAGGCACGCTATGCTTTTGAAGATGCGGACACTACTGTTCGAGTCAATGGTGAAAACTCAGTGAGCTTAGTGGTGGTTAAAAAAGCTGTTGGAGATACAATTAACTTGGTTGAACAAGTACAACGAGTTACAGAAAACTTTATAGAGAACTCGCATTCAAAAATTCAATACAGCTTTATCAATGATGTTTCTGTTTATGTTAAACGAAGGCTTAACATTTTATTGAGCAATGGTTGGATTGGGTTACTGCTGGTTATTATATCATTGTTTGTATTTTTAAGCCCACGTGTAGCTTTATGGACAGCTTTAGGCTTACCCATGGCTATGGGTATGGGTTTATGGATGATGGGGGTTTTTGACATTACCATTAACTTGATTTCTATGTTTGGGTTGATTCTGATTTTAGGGATGCTGGTTGATGATAGTATTGTTGTTGCTGAGAGTATTTATAGATTTTTGGAGCAAGGAAAAAGTCCAGTTGAAGCAGCTATTTTAGGGACAAAAGAAGTTGTTAAACCTGTTATTATGACTGTTTTAACAACTGTGGTATTTTTCTTGCCTTTGGCTTTTATGTCAGGGATTTTTGGAAAATTTCTTAAACCTATACCCATTGTGGTTATTATTACTTTATTAGCAAGCTTGGTAGAGTGTTTTATTATTTTGCCTAGCCATTTAGCAGATTTCGGTGCAAGTAAAAAACACAAAGCTGATCCTTCTGGAATTAAGACAAAACAATACTCAAAATGGTTTGAAGCATTTAAAGATTTTTATGGTCGATGCATGCAATTAATTTTTAGAGCTTATTTTTTAGTTACAGTATTGGCAATAGTAATATTGGTGGGGGGGATTTATCATGGCATAAAGACTACACCAATTAATCTCTTTCCGGGAAAAGATATTGAAATCTTTTTTGTAAGGGCAGAAGGTAAAGTAGGTACTGCTTTAAAAGTAACTGAAGAAAAAATAAAACAAATAGAAAATTTAATTAAAGATCTACCTAAAGATGAGCTTAAAGATTATGCAACACAGATTGGTTTGGTGCAACAAGATCCTAATGATCCAGCAACCTTGAGAGGTAGTCATGTTGCCCAAATTGCTGTTTATCTGACAGCAAAAGAAAAAAGAGAAAGAGAAACCAAACAAATAACTGATCAACTTAGGGAGAAAATAAAAAGTATTCAAGGTTTTGAGAGAGTTTGGATTGATGAGGTAAAGCCGGGCCCACCACAAGGGAAAGCAGTAAGTTTAAGAATAAGAGGGCCAAATTTTGAAACCTCTAGAGAAATCGTTGCTCAAATTAAAGAGGATTTAAAAAACACTCCTGGTGTTAGAGATATTAGGGATGATTTTGAGCCGGGTAAAAAAGAAGTTCAAGTACTTCTTAATGAAAAAAATATTGCTCGAGCGTCTTTATCTCCATTAATGGTTGCTAAAACCGTTAGATCGGCAGTGGATGGTGATTTAGCTGCTGTCATTAAAGAAGGTGAAGATGAGGTTAATGTTTTTGTAAAGCTGGATGAAAACTTAAACTCATCGTATAAAGTTTTAAACGATATGTATGTCAAGAATCCCTTTGGCTTTCAAGTACCACTTTCTAAGCTTGTGTCTTTTAATGAAGGGCAAAGTATTAGTCAAATCAAACATTACGACTTTAAACGGGTAGTAGGGGTGAGTGCAAATATAGACGAAGATGTCACCAGTTCAAAAGAGGTCAACGAGACAATTCGAAAAAAATACAGTAATTTGGGGCAAAAATATTTTGGCTACGATTTATTTTTTGGAGGAGAGGAAAAAGATACACAAGAATCTTTAGATAGTTTGATGCGTGCGGCAGTATTAGCCTTAATGATGGCATTTTTTATTTTAGCAGCGGCATTTAATTCATTATCACAACCGTTATTGATTTTATTGGCTATTCCCTATGGTTTATTTGCAGCGATATACGCATTAAAATTTCATGATGAACCTTTAAGCTTTTTAGCGTTTTTGGGTTTAATTGGTTTATCTGGGGTGACCGTTAATGATTCAGTTATTTTGATTGATTATATCAACCAAACAAGAAAGACCTGTGAAGACAAAGTAGAAGCTGTTTTGATAGCTTGTAAAACCAGGCTTAGACCAGTTATCCTGACCAGTGTTACAACAGTTTTAGGTTTAGCACCCGTTGCATATGGTGTTGGTGGAAATGACCCCTTTTTAAAACCTATGGCATTAACCATGACTTGGGGCCTGGCTTTTGGCACTGTGTTAACCTTAGTTTTAATTCCCTGTGCTTATCTGAGCTTGGATAGTTTTATATCTATTTTTAAAAGAAATAGGCAATAA
- a CDS encoding NAD-dependent malic enzyme: MKTIKINSFGTALLSNPKLNKGTAFSKEERAKFKLNGLLPHRVSTLDEQCQRIYDEIQKKNSDLEKHIALVALQNRNETLYYKVLSTYLDELMPIVYTPTVGEACQKFSHIYRQMQGVWITPDHKGSILETLENYPNKNIRLIVVTDNERILGLGDLGAGGMGIPIGKLALYVIAAGIHPSQTLAISLDLGTNNQDLLNDKKYLGWPQKRIEGSNYKEILDEFVFAVKQVFPKALIQWEDFKKENASMLLKRHKNRIPNFNDDIQGTAAVAMACMRSACKKTKTKLLNHRVLIVGAGAAGLGIADLLKQYYQFKKLSKQEINTRIALTDSKGLLIEDPDHDEEKQTLAWSKTTQEQYNIQTEDLNNLETMVKKYKPTIIIGTSGQKGLINKTIVNCMLSYTETPIIFPFSNPNTNSEATPQDLIEWSDGKAIVATGSPFGKVEYKNTLYTISQGNNVYVFPGIGLGAIVSGTRTITEGMFTVAAKAIGEMMTQDDIDKGQLLPPLSKLRETSKNIAYRVWEEADRLGINRNPFNSKSRDIIEAKMWDPQYDIYEL, encoded by the coding sequence ATGAAAACCATTAAGATAAACAGTTTTGGCACAGCGTTACTTAGTAACCCAAAACTTAATAAAGGAACAGCATTCAGTAAAGAAGAGCGAGCAAAATTTAAACTAAATGGTTTACTACCTCACAGAGTAAGTACTTTAGATGAGCAATGCCAACGTATATATGATGAAATCCAAAAGAAAAACTCTGACTTAGAAAAACATATTGCATTGGTTGCTCTACAAAACCGCAATGAAACTTTGTATTATAAAGTTCTAAGTACATATTTAGACGAGCTTATGCCAATTGTTTATACACCGACTGTAGGAGAAGCATGTCAAAAGTTCAGTCACATATATAGACAAATGCAAGGAGTTTGGATCACGCCAGACCATAAAGGGTCTATTCTTGAAACCTTAGAGAATTATCCTAATAAAAATATTCGTTTGATTGTTGTGACCGACAATGAACGTATTTTAGGTTTAGGAGACTTAGGAGCAGGAGGCATGGGGATTCCTATTGGAAAGCTTGCTCTGTATGTGATTGCAGCAGGCATCCATCCATCACAAACATTAGCGATCAGTCTTGATTTAGGAACCAACAATCAAGACTTACTCAATGACAAAAAGTATCTTGGCTGGCCACAAAAAAGAATTGAAGGCAGTAACTATAAAGAAATCCTAGATGAATTTGTTTTTGCTGTTAAGCAAGTTTTTCCAAAAGCATTGATCCAATGGGAAGACTTTAAAAAAGAAAATGCTTCCATGCTGTTGAAAAGACATAAAAACAGAATTCCAAACTTTAATGATGACATCCAAGGTACCGCTGCTGTTGCAATGGCTTGTATGCGATCCGCCTGTAAAAAAACAAAAACTAAACTGCTAAACCATAGAGTACTTATTGTTGGAGCTGGAGCTGCTGGTTTGGGCATTGCTGACCTATTAAAACAATATTACCAATTTAAAAAATTAAGCAAACAAGAAATCAACACTCGCATTGCGCTCACTGATAGCAAGGGGTTATTAATTGAAGATCCTGATCATGATGAAGAAAAACAAACGCTTGCTTGGTCAAAAACTACGCAAGAACAGTATAATATTCAAACCGAAGATTTAAACAATCTTGAAACCATGGTTAAAAAATACAAACCTACAATCATTATTGGTACCTCAGGACAAAAAGGCTTAATCAATAAAACAATAGTTAATTGCATGCTTTCTTATACTGAGACTCCCATTATTTTTCCTTTTTCAAACCCTAACACTAATTCTGAAGCAACGCCTCAAGATCTCATAGAATGGTCAGATGGAAAGGCAATTGTTGCTACCGGCAGCCCATTTGGAAAAGTTGAATATAAAAACACACTTTACACAATCAGCCAAGGTAACAACGTATATGTATTTCCTGGTATAGGTTTAGGCGCTATTGTATCTGGAACAAGAACCATCACAGAAGGTATGTTTACTGTAGCTGCAAAAGCAATTGGTGAAATGATGACACAAGATGATATTGACAAAGGACAATTGCTCCCTCCTTTATCAAAACTTAGAGAAACCAGTAAAAACATTGCCTACAGAGTTTGGGAAGAAGCTGACAGACTAGGCATTAACCGTAATCCATTTAACAGTAAAAGTAGAGATATCATAGAAGCAAAAATGTGGGACCCACAATATGATATTTATGAACTATGA
- a CDS encoding FMN-binding glutamate synthase family protein, whose protein sequence is MRTLIFSVIIALYLFIFLLSQLSKVYLGFLYILIPLTFIALWDVVQKKHTILRNFPILGHLRYIFENIRPEISQYFIESDTNGAPINREYRSVVYQRSKDQLDTVPFGTKRDVYEEGYEWVSHSIFTKPFFEHHLKFSLGNQQCKQPYSMSLLNISAMSFGSLSSNAIMALNKGAKIGNFAHNTGEGGVSPYHLKYGGDLIWQIGTGYFGARKQNGDFCPENFKDQASHPNIKVIELKLSQGAKPGHGGILPAKKLTPELAAIRKVPMGQDVLSPPSHSAFSNTTEMLHFIQNLRELSGGKPVGIKLCVGKPSEFIDICKSILKTGIYPDYFAIDGGEGGTGAAPIEYTNSVGMPLIDGLVFAHQTLCGFDIRDKIKVLASGKVLTSFHMVKLIALGADACYSARAMMLALGCIQALKCNNNTCPTGVATQKQSLVKGLDVDLKAKRIAEFHKETLKCFGEMLSSMGLDTPCQLKPEHIFRRVDPTHVKNYAQLFPKIEKGILLKKPFPSTYKHVMSGD, encoded by the coding sequence ATGAGAACATTGATATTTTCAGTTATTATTGCACTTTATCTGTTTATCTTTTTGCTGAGTCAGTTATCAAAAGTTTATCTTGGTTTTCTATACATACTGATACCTCTAACTTTTATTGCTTTATGGGATGTTGTTCAAAAAAAACATACCATACTTCGTAACTTCCCAATTTTAGGGCATTTAAGATATATCTTTGAAAATATTCGCCCAGAAATCAGTCAATATTTTATTGAATCTGATACCAATGGTGCCCCCATCAACCGTGAATATAGATCTGTGGTTTATCAACGATCTAAAGATCAATTGGATACTGTCCCTTTTGGAACCAAAAGAGATGTATATGAAGAAGGTTATGAATGGGTCAGCCACTCCATTTTTACCAAGCCATTTTTTGAACATCACTTGAAATTTAGTTTGGGTAACCAACAGTGCAAACAACCCTACAGCATGAGTTTACTTAACATATCAGCCATGAGCTTTGGTTCATTAAGTAGCAATGCTATTATGGCCTTAAACAAAGGTGCAAAAATTGGAAACTTTGCTCACAATACCGGTGAAGGAGGAGTTTCACCTTACCACTTAAAGTATGGTGGAGATTTAATTTGGCAAATCGGAACAGGTTATTTTGGTGCAAGAAAACAAAATGGTGATTTTTGTCCTGAAAACTTTAAGGATCAAGCAAGCCATCCAAATATTAAAGTCATCGAGCTTAAATTATCACAAGGAGCAAAGCCAGGACATGGAGGTATACTGCCAGCAAAGAAATTAACCCCTGAATTGGCAGCCATTAGAAAAGTTCCTATGGGGCAAGATGTTTTATCTCCGCCTTCGCATTCTGCATTTTCAAATACTACAGAAATGCTACACTTTATCCAAAACTTAAGGGAATTGAGTGGGGGCAAACCTGTAGGCATAAAACTATGCGTAGGTAAACCCAGTGAATTTATTGATATCTGTAAAAGTATTCTTAAAACCGGCATATATCCCGACTATTTTGCCATTGACGGTGGAGAAGGTGGTACAGGAGCTGCTCCAATTGAATACACAAACTCTGTGGGAATGCCTTTAATTGATGGTCTTGTATTTGCTCACCAAACACTATGTGGATTTGATATTAGAGATAAAATAAAAGTTTTGGCATCCGGCAAAGTGCTTACAAGTTTTCATATGGTAAAATTAATTGCTCTGGGTGCTGATGCCTGCTACAGCGCACGCGCAATGATGCTAGCTCTGGGTTGTATCCAAGCACTTAAATGCAATAACAACACCTGTCCTACAGGTGTTGCCACACAAAAACAAAGCTTGGTAAAAGGTTTAGATGTTGATTTAAAAGCAAAACGGATTGCGGAGTTTCATAAAGAGACCTTAAAATGTTTTGGTGAAATGTTAAGTTCTATGGGCTTAGACACCCCCTGTCAACTTAAACCAGAACATATTTTTAGGCGTGTAGATCCAACTCATGTTAAAAATTATGCACAATTATTTCCTAAAATAGAAAAAGGAATATTGTTAAAAAAGCCATTTCCATCAACATACAAACATGTTATGTCTGGCGATTGA
- a CDS encoding oligopeptide transporter, OPT family, producing MQANKIKEFSFFSVFLGIILSIVMGAANVYLGLKVGMTVSASIPAAVIALGILRGVFRRKSILEANLVQTAASAGESLAAGVIFTMPALIIIGIWTEFDFWMTTLVSMTGGLLGVLFMIPMRKVFVVESTELKFPEGVACAEILTASEDDEEDSTSNLKMLFAAVGIGGIFEFGKKFFHIIASTVEGAAVFGKKLFCFGFDVSPALIGVGYIVGLSVATQVFLGGCIGWLIAIPVISNVDPAQMDGSAIDMAYGLWSTKIRYIGVGAMIIGGIASIFKVRHSMVGAVKELFAQMSNLSGSQDVPETERNIPGKAIIGLTVATLLTVAATYYQLLNHDIKITVLTTVIIFIAAFFFTAVASYIVGLVGNSNSPVSGMTITAVLMTGLLLYVFGFTGTQGIVAVLVVAGVVCCVCCTAGDVCNDLKTGQLVGASPRKQQWMQIIGVIVASFVMAPVLTAIHEGSINAGTGGIGGKDLPAPQAGLFASLAEGFFGDVALPWEYIAVGAAIAILILIVNMSLEANKSSIKLYVMPVAVGIYLPVGISVPIMLGGVMHYLVSKAGNNNKNSLKKGTLISSGLIAGESLMGVFLAIFAYKNITGPAWEVSEAVTVVLGTLVTIGVACWIYQASRTKSQ from the coding sequence ATGCAAGCAAATAAAATTAAAGAGTTTTCGTTTTTTTCAGTTTTTTTAGGCATTATTTTGTCTATTGTTATGGGAGCAGCCAATGTTTATCTTGGTTTAAAGGTGGGGATGACCGTCAGCGCTTCTATTCCAGCGGCTGTTATCGCTTTAGGAATTTTGCGTGGGGTGTTTAGACGAAAATCAATCTTAGAAGCCAATTTGGTTCAAACAGCAGCTTCTGCGGGGGAATCTCTGGCCGCGGGTGTTATTTTTACCATGCCAGCACTTATTATAATTGGTATTTGGACTGAATTTGATTTTTGGATGACAACTTTGGTCAGTATGACTGGGGGGTTACTAGGAGTTTTGTTCATGATTCCCATGCGTAAAGTTTTTGTGGTTGAGTCTACGGAATTAAAATTTCCTGAAGGTGTCGCTTGTGCTGAAATATTGACTGCCAGTGAAGATGATGAGGAAGATAGCACTTCCAATTTAAAAATGCTTTTTGCTGCAGTGGGAATTGGCGGTATTTTTGAGTTTGGTAAAAAGTTTTTTCATATCATTGCTTCAACCGTGGAAGGTGCTGCAGTTTTTGGCAAAAAGTTATTTTGCTTTGGTTTTGATGTGTCGCCTGCTTTGATCGGTGTTGGCTATATTGTAGGCTTATCGGTTGCAACGCAGGTTTTTCTTGGTGGATGTATAGGCTGGTTGATTGCAATTCCTGTGATTTCTAACGTAGATCCTGCTCAAATGGATGGTTCTGCAATTGATATGGCTTATGGTTTATGGAGTACAAAAATTAGATACATTGGGGTGGGAGCTATGATTATTGGAGGAATAGCTTCTATTTTTAAGGTGCGTCACAGTATGGTTGGGGCGGTTAAAGAACTTTTTGCACAAATGTCTAATCTATCAGGTTCACAAGACGTGCCTGAGACAGAAAGAAATATTCCTGGGAAAGCAATTATAGGTCTGACGGTTGCTACTTTGCTCACAGTTGCCGCTACTTACTATCAACTGTTAAACCATGATATAAAAATTACTGTACTGACAACCGTCATTATTTTTATTGCAGCGTTCTTTTTTACGGCTGTTGCAAGTTACATTGTGGGCTTGGTGGGTAATTCTAATAGTCCAGTTTCAGGAATGACAATCACTGCAGTATTAATGACAGGCTTGTTGTTGTACGTTTTTGGTTTTACAGGAACCCAAGGTATTGTTGCAGTTTTGGTTGTAGCAGGAGTAGTTTGTTGTGTGTGTTGTACAGCAGGAGATGTTTGTAATGATTTAAAAACCGGACAGTTGGTTGGAGCAAGTCCAAGAAAACAACAATGGATGCAAATCATTGGTGTTATTGTTGCTTCTTTTGTTATGGCGCCAGTATTAACAGCAATCCATGAAGGTTCTATTAATGCGGGTACAGGTGGAATAGGGGGAAAAGATCTGCCTGCTCCACAAGCTGGTCTTTTTGCATCTTTGGCAGAGGGCTTTTTTGGTGATGTCGCGTTACCATGGGAATATATTGCTGTTGGTGCAGCAATCGCAATTTTAATTTTAATTGTGAACATGTCTCTTGAAGCCAATAAAAGCTCAATTAAACTGTATGTTATGCCGGTAGCTGTAGGTATTTATTTGCCGGTTGGTATTTCTGTACCCATCATGTTGGGCGGAGTCATGCATTATTTAGTTTCTAAAGCTGGCAACAACAATAAAAATAGCCTTAAAAAAGGTACATTAATCTCATCTGGGTTGATTGCCGGAGAGTCTTTGATGGGGGTTTTCTTGGCCATTTTTGCGTATAAAAATATTACGGGTCCTGCTTGGGAAGTTTCTGAAGCAGTCACAGTTGTTCTTGGAACCTTGGTCACAATTGGAGTGGCTTGTTGGATTTATCAAGCATCCAGAACCAAAAGCCAATAA
- a CDS encoding transcriptional regulator, XRE family protein produces MNLELLSDQQILKILGERFEDYRRVQQMQDQDIFKRGGVKKDALASFKKGRNISLLNFIKILRGAGLLSHLETMIPENEKFSPINEIENKSKEHPARIHKKKNKKEPTFHWGDEQ; encoded by the coding sequence ATGAATTTAGAGCTTTTGTCAGATCAACAAATTTTAAAAATTTTAGGTGAGCGTTTTGAGGATTACCGTAGGGTCCAACAGATGCAGGACCAAGATATCTTTAAAAGGGGTGGCGTTAAAAAAGACGCGCTGGCAAGTTTTAAAAAAGGCAGAAATATTTCTTTACTCAATTTTATAAAAATTCTTAGAGGGGCAGGTTTGTTAAGTCATTTAGAAACAATGATTCCTGAAAATGAAAAATTTAGCCCAATCAATGAGATAGAAAATAAGTCAAAAGAACACCCGGCAAGAATACATAAAAAGAAAAATAAAAAAGAGCCTACATTTCATTGGGGAGATGAACAATGA
- a CDS encoding type II toxin-antitoxin system HipA family toxin, which yields MTPPCSIHLWGTTIGAVSYKKNDQSLALFEYHPKFLNSNIQLSPISMPLRPGVFSFPNISQRTFKGLPGILVDSLPDKFGNQLIDQHMASKGYASNEISAIDRLLYVGQRGMGALEYQPALNMNENDGYMGGMLDLNALAELSQVILSREQKFLQKIKNSKDQQVVFDLLRVGTSAGGARAKALVAIHKKNGDVLPPNVMNPQDYSHWLVKFDGVDNNQDRDGKDPKGMTVVEYIYSMIAQKCGIDMPRCQLLEIHGQRHFLIERFDRVLKNEKLDKLHYASWCGLAHAHRDETLAYSYEQLVLLMRQLNLPQSDIVKLFKRAMFNIIGRNQDDHTKNFGFLMDRTGQWSLSPAFDMTYAYDPTGQWTKTHQITLNGKGNDFQQQDLLSFAQYCNLSKRQAKDIIQNTIDAFSQFEKLAKEYDLNKPLTKTISSTLRLKL from the coding sequence ATGACGCCCCCATGCAGTATTCATTTATGGGGTACAACAATAGGAGCTGTGTCCTATAAAAAAAATGATCAGAGTCTTGCACTATTTGAATATCATCCCAAGTTTTTAAATTCTAATATTCAACTGTCACCAATCTCTATGCCGCTAAGACCTGGGGTCTTTTCTTTTCCCAATATAAGTCAAAGAACATTCAAAGGTTTACCAGGTATTTTGGTAGATAGTTTGCCAGATAAATTTGGTAATCAGTTGATAGATCAACATATGGCCAGCAAAGGTTATGCTTCAAATGAAATCAGTGCGATAGACCGTTTACTTTATGTTGGGCAACGTGGGATGGGAGCACTTGAATATCAGCCAGCTCTCAATATGAATGAAAATGATGGATATATGGGAGGCATGTTAGATTTGAATGCATTGGCAGAATTAAGCCAAGTTATATTATCCAGAGAACAAAAATTTCTACAAAAAATAAAAAACAGCAAAGACCAACAAGTGGTGTTTGATCTTCTAAGAGTTGGAACAAGTGCTGGGGGCGCTAGAGCAAAAGCTTTAGTAGCTATTCATAAAAAAAATGGAGACGTTTTACCACCCAATGTGATGAACCCACAAGACTACAGCCATTGGTTGGTTAAATTTGATGGGGTGGATAACAATCAAGATAGAGATGGTAAAGATCCTAAAGGTATGACTGTTGTGGAGTATATCTATTCAATGATAGCCCAGAAGTGCGGTATTGATATGCCAAGATGTCAATTGTTAGAAATACACGGGCAAAGGCATTTTTTAATAGAACGTTTTGATAGAGTTTTAAAAAATGAAAAGTTGGATAAACTGCATTACGCTTCATGGTGTGGCTTAGCACATGCCCATAGAGATGAAACACTGGCTTATAGCTATGAACAATTGGTTTTACTGATGCGTCAATTGAACTTACCACAGAGCGATATCGTTAAGCTTTTTAAGCGGGCAATGTTTAATATTATTGGTAGAAATCAAGATGATCATACTAAAAATTTTGGCTTCTTGATGGATAGAACAGGGCAGTGGTCGTTATCACCGGCGTTTGATATGACTTACGCCTATGATCCAACAGGACAGTGGACTAAGACTCATCAAATTACACTGAATGGCAAAGGAAATGACTTTCAACAACAGGACTTATTGAGTTTTGCACAATATTGTAACCTGTCAAAACGACAAGCAAAGGATATCATACAAAATACAATAGATGCCTTTTCTCAGTTTGAAAAATTAGCTAAAGAATATGATTTGAATAAACCTTTAACAAAAACTATCAGCAGTACGTTAAGATTAAAATTATAA